The Malus domestica chromosome 06, GDT2T_hap1 genome has a segment encoding these proteins:
- the LOC103409839 gene encoding uncharacterized protein has translation MAASSRPVVSSAPQHSSSPPIGFDIVSNAGVGQNSANSPNQVEAVEEYLNKVVYRFRFLAFMGVLGYLIGSFLCFIKGLEQLHWGTTSVTETFHTSSLALSSASDVDTTTPVTYACSSKDDITVCCQ, from the coding sequence ATGGCCGCCAGCTCCAGGCCTGTCGTTTCTTCTGCCCCACAACACTCATCCTCCCCGCCCATCGGTTTCGATATCGTTTCCAATGCCGGAGTCGGTCAAAATTCAGCAAATTCACCAAATCAAGTAGAAGCCGTCGAGGAATACTTAAACAAAGTGGTATACAGATTTCGGTTCTTGGCGTTTATGGGAGTTTTGGGGTATTTGATTGGGTCATTTCTTTGTTTCATCAAGGGTTTGGAGCAGCTTCACTGGGGGACTACTTCAGTAACCGAAACCTTTCATACAAGCTCCCTAGCCCTTTCATCAGCTTCAGATGTTGACACCACAACACCAGTAACTTATGCTTGCTCATCAAAAGATGACATCACCGTCTGTTGCCAATGA